One region of Bradyrhizobium betae genomic DNA includes:
- the nthB gene encoding nitrile hydratase subunit beta: MNGVHDMGGMDGFGKVEPEPNEPVFHADWESRVLAMVRAMGAAGAFNIDTSRFYRETLPPDVYLSSSYYKKWFLGLEEMLIEKGYLTREEVAAGHAMQPGKALKHGKFDLSQVERIMVRGKFGRTAPAPAKFNIGDRVRAKNIHPATHTRLPRYVRGHVGVVELNHGCHVFPDSAAMELGENPQWLYTVVFEGRDLWGEDGDPTLKVSIDAFEPYLDPAS, from the coding sequence ATGAACGGCGTGCACGACATGGGCGGCATGGACGGGTTCGGCAAGGTCGAGCCCGAGCCGAACGAGCCGGTGTTTCACGCCGATTGGGAATCGCGTGTCCTCGCCATGGTGCGCGCGATGGGCGCGGCCGGCGCCTTCAACATCGACACCTCGCGCTTCTATCGCGAGACGCTGCCACCGGACGTCTATCTGTCGAGCTCCTACTACAAGAAGTGGTTTCTCGGCCTCGAAGAGATGTTGATCGAAAAGGGCTACCTCACCCGTGAGGAAGTCGCCGCCGGCCACGCCATGCAGCCCGGAAAGGCGCTCAAGCACGGCAAGTTCGATCTCAGCCAGGTCGAGCGCATCATGGTCCGCGGCAAGTTCGGCCGCACGGCGCCCGCACCCGCCAAATTCAACATCGGCGACCGCGTGCGCGCCAAGAACATCCACCCGGCCACCCATACACGGCTGCCGCGCTATGTGCGCGGCCATGTCGGTGTCGTCGAGTTGAACCACGGCTGCCACGTATTTCCGGATTCGGCGGCGATGGAGCTCGGCGAAAATCCGCAATGGCTCTACACGGTCGTGTTCGAAGGCCGCGATCTCTGGGGTGAGGACGGCGATCCGACCCTCAAGGTCTCGATCGACGCGTTCGAGCCCTATCTGGACCCGGCGTCATGA
- a CDS encoding nitrile hydratase accessory protein → MSSTLAAAATAAIPSIPRDDDGPVFRAPWEAHAFAMALSLHDRGVFTWPEWAAALADEIKRAQAAGDPDTGETYYLHWLATLEGLVARKGVASMDTLHRYRDAWDHAADRTPHGKPIELREEDFG, encoded by the coding sequence ATGAGCAGCACGCTTGCGGCCGCCGCCACGGCGGCCATCCCGAGCATCCCGCGCGACGACGACGGCCCGGTGTTCCGTGCGCCCTGGGAGGCACATGCCTTCGCCATGGCGTTGAGCCTGCACGATCGCGGCGTGTTCACCTGGCCCGAATGGGCCGCGGCGCTCGCCGACGAGATCAAGCGCGCGCAGGCCGCCGGCGATCCTGACACCGGCGAGACCTACTACCTGCACTGGCTCGCCACGCTGGAAGGACTGGTCGCGCGCAAGGGCGTCGCCTCGATGGACACGCTGCACCGTTATCGTGACGCCTGGGACCACGCGGCGGATCGCACGCCGCACGGCAAGCCGATCGAGCTGCGGGAAGAGGATTTCGGGTAG
- the queC gene encoding 7-cyano-7-deazaguanine synthase QueC → MSDAFSSQTALVLFSGGQDSTTCLAWALSRFARVETLGFDYGQRHAVELDCRERLFDGIKGLRADWAARLGESHTLAIPTLAAVSETALTRDVAIAMGADGLPNTFVPGRNLVFLTFAAALAYRRGITHIVGGMCETDYSGYPDCRNDTIQAMQTALSLGMARKFELHTPLMWIDKAATWQLAHDLGGDGLVDLIREQSHTCYLGERGAQHDWGYGCGACPACSLRAKGWREYAAGR, encoded by the coding sequence ATGAGCGACGCATTTTCATCACAAACCGCACTGGTGCTGTTTTCGGGCGGCCAGGATTCGACGACCTGCCTCGCTTGGGCGCTCAGCCGTTTCGCGCGCGTCGAGACGCTGGGCTTCGACTACGGGCAGCGCCACGCCGTCGAGCTTGACTGCCGCGAGCGGTTGTTCGACGGCATCAAGGGCCTGCGCGCGGATTGGGCGGCAAGGCTCGGCGAGAGCCACACGCTGGCGATCCCGACGCTGGCGGCGGTGTCCGAGACGGCCCTGACGCGCGATGTCGCGATCGCGATGGGCGCTGACGGCCTGCCCAACACCTTCGTGCCGGGCCGCAATCTGGTGTTCCTGACCTTCGCCGCGGCGCTGGCCTACCGGCGCGGCATCACCCACATCGTCGGCGGCATGTGCGAGACTGATTATTCCGGCTATCCCGATTGCCGCAATGACACCATCCAGGCCATGCAGACCGCGCTGTCGCTCGGCATGGCCCGCAAATTCGAGCTGCATACGCCGCTGATGTGGATCGACAAGGCCGCGACCTGGCAACTCGCGCACGACCTCGGCGGCGATGGGCTGGTCGACCTCATTCGCGAGCAGTCCCACACCTGCTATCTCGGCGAACGCGGCGCGCAGCACGATTGGGGCTACGGCTGCGGCGCGTGCCCGGCTTGCAGCCTACGGGCGAAAGGGTGGCGGGAGTATGCGGCGGGGCGCTGA
- the mazG gene encoding nucleoside triphosphate pyrophosphohydrolase, translated as MTPSRDISRLIEIMAALRTPVTGCPWDLEQDFATIAPYTIEEAYEVVDAIDRGDLDDLREELGDLLLQVVFHAQMASEQNAFAFGDVVEAITRKMIRRHPHVFADKEGNLASSHVKEVWDRIKAEEKAERAARRPPEEAPAHKSLLSGIKAGQPALTRAMELQRKASTVGFDWNDPRAVLQKIREETDEIEAALDRNDKQEIAEETGDLMFALVNLARHVDADPEAALRATNAKFERRFAFIERALEAQGRTLEQASLAEMDALWNAAKGEEKPASEEHKEARR; from the coding sequence ATGACCCCTTCCCGCGACATTTCCCGCCTGATCGAGATCATGGCGGCGCTGCGCACGCCGGTGACCGGCTGCCCCTGGGACCTCGAACAGGATTTTGCGACGATCGCGCCGTACACGATCGAGGAAGCCTATGAGGTGGTGGACGCCATCGACCGCGGCGATCTCGACGATCTCAGGGAGGAGCTTGGTGACCTCCTGCTGCAGGTGGTGTTCCACGCCCAGATGGCGTCCGAGCAGAACGCCTTTGCGTTCGGTGACGTCGTCGAGGCCATCACGCGAAAAATGATCCGGCGCCATCCCCATGTCTTTGCCGACAAGGAGGGCAACCTCGCCTCCTCCCACGTCAAGGAAGTCTGGGACCGCATCAAGGCCGAGGAGAAAGCCGAGCGCGCCGCACGCCGGCCGCCGGAGGAAGCGCCCGCGCACAAATCGCTGCTGTCAGGTATCAAGGCCGGCCAGCCAGCGCTGACGCGCGCCATGGAGCTGCAGCGCAAGGCCTCCACCGTCGGCTTCGACTGGAACGATCCGCGTGCGGTTCTGCAAAAGATCCGCGAGGAGACTGACGAGATCGAAGCCGCCCTCGATCGCAATGACAAGCAGGAGATCGCGGAAGAAACCGGCGACCTGATGTTCGCCCTCGTCAACCTCGCCCGCCATGTCGACGCCGACCCGGAAGCCGCACTCCGCGCGACCAACGCGAAGTTTGAGCGGCGGTTTGCGTTCATCGAACGGGCACTGGAAGCCCAGGGGCGAACGCTGGAGCAGGCATCGCTGGCGGAGATGGACGCGCTCTGGAATGCGGCGAAGGGCGAGGAGAAGCCTGCGTCAGAGGAACACAAGGAAGCTCGCCGCTAA
- the hflX gene encoding GTPase HflX, which translates to MEPRNFDGDADRPRPAGEKQTGRVLVIGPYLRLRSGSADAQSESHASSSQIVRNAEARLDEAAGLARAIDLVVADAIIAPVNQIRPATYIGKGKVEEIAALAKSLDVELVVMDCALAPIQQRNLEKELQAKVLDRTGLILEIFGRRAKTKEGSLQVELAHLNYQRSRLVRSWTHLERQRGGFGFMGGPGETQIEADRRLIQERISKLESELKKVQATRRLHRAGRQRVPYRVVALVGYTNAGKSTLFNRLTRADVQAADMLFATLDPTLRALSLPHGGKAMLSDTVGFISNLPTQLVAAFRATLEEVLEADVILHVRDISHEDAEAQQSDVDAVLRQLGINPDDSGRIIEVWNKIDRYDTEQREELLNIAARRPEDHPAMLVSAVSGEGVDALLAAIEERLAAKRTTLDLSIDAADGAGISWLHRNAEVLAKELHDGRFDMTVRVDETKRDIVVNRFDAVPRLSA; encoded by the coding sequence TTGGAACCCCGGAATTTCGACGGGGATGCCGACCGTCCGCGGCCGGCAGGGGAAAAGCAGACGGGGCGGGTGCTTGTCATCGGCCCCTACTTGCGGCTGCGTTCGGGAAGTGCCGACGCGCAATCGGAGAGTCACGCCTCGTCTAGCCAGATAGTGCGAAACGCGGAGGCCCGGCTCGACGAGGCCGCGGGCCTCGCGCGTGCGATCGATCTCGTCGTTGCCGACGCCATCATCGCACCGGTCAACCAGATCCGGCCCGCGACCTACATCGGCAAGGGCAAGGTCGAGGAGATCGCCGCACTGGCCAAGAGTCTCGACGTCGAACTCGTGGTGATGGATTGCGCGCTGGCGCCGATCCAGCAGCGCAATCTCGAAAAGGAGCTGCAGGCCAAGGTGCTCGACCGCACCGGCCTCATCCTCGAAATCTTCGGCCGCCGCGCCAAGACCAAGGAAGGCTCGCTCCAGGTCGAGCTCGCGCATCTCAACTATCAGCGCTCGCGCCTGGTGCGCTCGTGGACCCATCTCGAACGCCAGCGCGGCGGTTTCGGATTCATGGGCGGTCCCGGCGAGACGCAGATCGAAGCGGACCGCCGTCTGATTCAGGAGCGCATCTCCAAGCTCGAGAGCGAGCTGAAGAAGGTGCAGGCGACGCGGCGGCTGCATCGCGCCGGCCGCCAGCGCGTGCCGTATCGCGTGGTGGCGCTGGTCGGCTACACCAATGCCGGCAAGTCGACGCTGTTCAACCGGCTGACGCGCGCCGATGTGCAGGCCGCCGACATGCTGTTCGCCACGCTCGATCCCACCCTGCGCGCGCTCAGCCTGCCGCATGGCGGCAAGGCGATGCTGTCCGACACCGTCGGTTTCATCTCCAACCTGCCGACGCAGCTCGTCGCCGCCTTCCGCGCCACGCTGGAGGAAGTGCTGGAGGCCGACGTCATCCTGCATGTTCGCGACATCTCGCACGAGGACGCCGAGGCGCAGCAGAGCGACGTCGACGCGGTACTGCGCCAGCTCGGCATCAACCCCGATGACAGCGGCCGTATCATTGAGGTCTGGAACAAGATCGACCGCTACGACACCGAACAGCGTGAAGAGCTCTTGAACATCGCCGCGCGCAGGCCGGAGGATCATCCGGCGATGCTAGTCTCGGCCGTGTCAGGCGAGGGCGTCGATGCACTGCTAGCCGCGATCGAGGAGCGCCTGGCGGCCAAGCGTACCACGCTCGATCTCTCCATCGATGCCGCCGACGGTGCCGGCATCTCCTGGCTGCATCGTAATGCCGAGGTGCTGGCCAAGGAACTGCACGACGGCCGCTTCGACATGACCGTGCGGGTGGACGAGACCAAGCGGGATATCGTGGTGAACCGGTTCGACGCGGTGCCGCGTCTGTCGGCGTAG
- the hfq gene encoding RNA chaperone Hfq — protein sequence MAADRAQNLQDTFLNHVRKTKTPLTIFLVNGVKLQGIVTWFDNFCLLLRRDGHSQLVYKHAISTIMPGAPIQLFEGGEDQPA from the coding sequence ATGGCGGCAGACCGCGCACAAAACCTACAGGACACCTTCCTTAATCACGTTCGCAAAACCAAGACGCCACTGACGATCTTTCTGGTCAACGGAGTGAAGCTCCAGGGCATCGTGACCTGGTTCGACAATTTCTGTTTGCTGCTTCGGCGCGACGGTCACTCGCAGCTCGTCTACAAGCATGCGATCTCGACCATCATGCCGGGCGCTCCGATCCAGCTGTTCGAAGGCGGCGAGGATCAGCCGGCTTGA
- a CDS encoding sigma-54-dependent transcriptional regulator — protein MASEILIVDDEADIRDLVAGILEDEGFVTRTARDSDTALAEIANRRPHLVFLDIWLQGSKLDGLQLLEQVKKDNADLPVVMISGHGNIETAVAAIKRGAYDFIEKPFKADRLILVANRALENSRLKREVKELKQLAPSASSLVGRSPSMNQLRQTIDRAAKANSRILIVGPAGAGKELTARTLHMASGRADGPFVVINAAAITPERMEHEMFGVEQSNGEQARKPGALEEAHGGTLFIDEIADMPRETQNKILRVLVEQSFQRVGGTGKVQVDVRIISSTARNLEEEIAAGHFREDLYHRLSVVPIRVPALSERREDIPELIDYFMEQISAGSGLPKRQIGQDAMAVLQSHVWPGNVRQLRNNVERVMILAAGGPEVIITADMLPQDVGSMVPAMPTSNNGEHIMGLPLREAREVFERDYLIAQISRFSGNISRTAEFVGMERSALHRKLKALGVG, from the coding sequence ATGGCTAGTGAAATTCTGATTGTCGATGACGAGGCCGATATTCGGGATCTCGTCGCGGGCATTCTCGAAGACGAGGGGTTCGTGACCCGGACCGCGCGCGACAGCGATACGGCGCTCGCCGAGATCGCCAATCGCAGGCCGCATCTGGTGTTCCTCGACATCTGGCTGCAGGGCTCCAAGCTCGACGGCTTGCAGCTGCTCGAGCAGGTCAAGAAGGACAACGCCGATCTGCCGGTCGTGATGATCTCCGGTCACGGCAACATCGAAACCGCTGTCGCCGCGATCAAGCGCGGCGCCTATGACTTCATCGAGAAGCCATTCAAGGCCGACCGGCTGATCCTGGTCGCCAACCGCGCGCTGGAGAACTCGCGGCTCAAGCGCGAGGTCAAGGAGCTGAAGCAGCTCGCGCCGAGCGCAAGCTCATTGGTCGGCCGTTCACCGAGCATGAACCAGCTGCGCCAGACCATCGACCGCGCCGCCAAGGCCAACAGCCGCATCCTGATCGTCGGTCCGGCCGGCGCCGGCAAGGAGCTCACTGCACGCACGCTGCATATGGCCTCGGGCCGCGCAGACGGTCCATTCGTCGTGATCAATGCGGCAGCGATCACGCCGGAGCGGATGGAGCACGAGATGTTCGGCGTCGAGCAATCCAACGGCGAGCAGGCGCGCAAGCCCGGCGCGCTCGAGGAGGCCCATGGCGGCACGCTGTTCATCGACGAGATCGCGGACATGCCACGCGAGACTCAGAACAAGATTTTGCGCGTGCTGGTCGAGCAGTCGTTCCAGCGCGTCGGCGGCACCGGCAAGGTGCAGGTCGACGTCCGCATCATCTCCTCCACCGCGCGCAATCTCGAGGAGGAGATCGCGGCCGGCCATTTCCGCGAGGATCTCTATCATCGCCTCTCGGTGGTGCCGATCCGCGTGCCTGCGCTCTCCGAGCGGCGCGAAGACATTCCCGAATTGATCGACTACTTCATGGAGCAGATCTCGGCCGGCAGCGGCTTGCCCAAGCGGCAGATCGGGCAGGACGCGATGGCGGTGCTGCAATCGCATGTCTGGCCCGGCAATGTGCGCCAGCTCCGCAACAACGTTGAGAGAGTCATGATTCTGGCCGCGGGCGGACCGGAGGTGATCATCACCGCCGACATGTTGCCGCAGGACGTCGGCTCCATGGTGCCGGCGATGCCGACCAGCAACAATGGCGAGCACATCATGGGACTGCCATTGCGCGAGGCGCGGGAAGTGTTCGAGCGCGACTATCTGATCGCGCAGATCAGCCGCTTTTCGGGGAATATTTCACGCACCGCCGAGTTCGTCGGCATGGAGCGCTCGGCGCTGCACCGGAAACTGAAGGCGCTCGGCGTCGGCTGA
- a CDS encoding sensor histidine kinase, translating into MTSADTSAASFDTAPAEEPRRWSVRRWLAPFAVALAMLSALLTFVVLTGLTRIDPTPEVVRSFYLLNAGSILLLVGIIVRELWQLILARRRGRAAARLHVQIVSLFSIVAVLPAVLVAVVANVTLERGLDRLFSGPTKEVIQNSLTIARAYMQDHAQLIRGDILGMANDIAHARPLYDQDRRSFRELLAASASSRNLPGAMIIDKDTNILESADTGMRLAYSPPAPDFLSNVNESEPEIAVLPDASFVAAVIRLRAFSDTFLYVARPLDPNVVNQLKQTEVSVAEYAQIESRRLGIQVAFALMFAVIALTILMASVLIGLNFANSLVAPIRRLMNAAHTVSTGDLNVKVPVHQSEGDLAQLGETFNKMTQELRSQRDELVNASDLIDSRRRFIEAVLSSASAGIIGVDNSGSVGILNRSAEKLIGHSEAETLGHPLSDVLPELDEMMKTAREGTQRLVQGQITITRDGQERNLSVRVSAEKTSQPHDSYIITLDDITELVSAQRTSAWGDVARRIAHEIKNPLTPIQLSAERIRRKFGKDITEGKDKQIFEQCTDTIVRQVDDIRRMVDEFSRFARMPKPVMEGEDVADTVRQAVFLMKVAHPEIDIEVEFRDDPLRAQFDRRLISQAVTNIVKNATEAIEQVPPEELGKGRIDVVVSREGEDVLIDVVDNGIGLPKVARSRLLEPYVTTRAKGTGLGLAIVGRVLEDHGGRIELKDASDFRDGQRGAWMRMRFAISGAPAKSEGTETAPAAREQAKDTPKQAESTQDSETKAPAAETKVPAEKTNDSTKIEASTGI; encoded by the coding sequence ATGACCAGCGCAGACACCTCGGCCGCATCCTTTGACACGGCCCCAGCGGAAGAGCCCCGGCGCTGGTCGGTGCGACGCTGGCTGGCGCCGTTTGCCGTGGCGCTGGCGATGCTGTCGGCGCTGCTGACCTTCGTGGTCCTGACCGGCCTGACGCGGATCGATCCGACGCCCGAGGTGGTCCGCTCGTTCTACCTGCTCAATGCGGGCTCGATCCTCCTGCTGGTCGGGATCATCGTCCGCGAGCTCTGGCAGCTGATTCTGGCACGGCGGCGGGGCCGGGCCGCAGCCCGCCTCCACGTCCAGATCGTCAGCCTGTTCTCGATCGTGGCGGTGCTGCCGGCGGTGCTCGTTGCCGTCGTCGCCAACGTCACGCTCGAGCGCGGCCTCGACCGGTTGTTTTCGGGGCCGACCAAGGAGGTGATCCAGAATTCGCTGACGATCGCACGGGCCTACATGCAGGACCATGCGCAGCTGATCCGCGGCGACATTCTCGGCATGGCCAACGACATCGCGCACGCCCGGCCGCTCTATGATCAGGATCGCCGCTCGTTTCGCGAATTGCTGGCGGCGAGCGCCAGCTCCCGCAATTTGCCGGGCGCGATGATCATCGACAAGGACACCAATATCCTGGAATCCGCCGACACCGGCATGCGGCTGGCCTATTCGCCGCCGGCGCCGGACTTCCTCAGCAACGTCAACGAATCCGAGCCCGAGATCGCGGTGCTGCCGGACGCGAGCTTCGTTGCCGCGGTGATCCGCCTGCGCGCCTTCAGCGACACCTTCCTCTATGTCGCCCGTCCGCTCGACCCGAACGTCGTCAACCAGCTCAAGCAGACCGAGGTGAGCGTCGCCGAATACGCCCAGATCGAGTCGCGGCGGCTCGGCATCCAGGTCGCGTTTGCGCTGATGTTCGCGGTGATCGCGCTGACCATTCTGATGGCCTCGGTGCTGATCGGGCTGAACTTCGCCAACTCGCTGGTGGCACCGATCCGGCGGCTGATGAACGCGGCCCACACCGTCTCGACCGGCGACCTCAATGTGAAGGTGCCGGTGCACCAGTCGGAGGGCGATCTCGCCCAGCTCGGCGAGACCTTCAACAAGATGACGCAGGAATTGCGCAGCCAGCGCGACGAACTCGTCAATGCCAGCGACCTCATCGACAGCCGCCGCCGCTTCATCGAAGCGGTGCTGTCGTCCGCGAGCGCCGGCATCATCGGCGTCGACAATTCAGGCAGCGTCGGCATCCTCAATCGCTCCGCCGAGAAGCTGATCGGGCACTCCGAAGCGGAGACGCTCGGCCATCCGTTGTCAGACGTGCTGCCCGAACTCGACGAGATGATGAAGACCGCGCGGGAGGGGACCCAGCGCCTGGTACAGGGCCAGATCACGATCACGCGCGACGGGCAGGAGCGCAACCTCTCGGTCCGTGTCAGCGCCGAGAAGACCAGCCAGCCGCACGACAGCTACATCATCACCCTCGACGACATCACCGAGCTCGTGTCGGCGCAGCGTACCTCGGCCTGGGGCGACGTGGCGCGCCGCATCGCCCACGAGATCAAGAATCCGCTGACGCCGATCCAGCTCTCGGCCGAGCGCATCCGCCGCAAATTCGGCAAGGACATCACCGAGGGCAAGGACAAGCAGATCTTCGAGCAGTGCACCGACACCATCGTGCGCCAGGTCGACGATATCCGCCGCATGGTCGACGAGTTCTCGCGCTTCGCGCGGATGCCGAAGCCGGTGATGGAGGGCGAGGACGTCGCTGACACCGTGCGGCAAGCGGTGTTCCTGATGAAGGTCGCCCATCCCGAGATCGATATCGAGGTCGAGTTCAGGGACGATCCGCTCCGCGCCCAGTTCGACCGGCGGCTGATCTCGCAGGCGGTCACCAACATCGTCAAGAACGCCACCGAGGCGATCGAGCAGGTTCCGCCGGAAGAACTCGGAAAAGGCCGCATTGACGTCGTGGTCTCCCGCGAGGGCGAGGACGTGCTGATCGACGTCGTCGACAACGGCATCGGCCTGCCCAAGGTCGCGCGCTCGCGGCTGCTCGAGCCCTATGTGACGACGCGAGCCAAGGGCACCGGCCTTGGGCTTGCGATCGTCGGCCGCGTGCTGGAAGACCATGGCGGCCGCATCGAACTGAAGGATGCCTCCGACTTCCGGGATGGCCAGCGCGGCGCCTGGATGCGGATGCGCTTTGCGATCTCCGGCGCTCCCGCCAAGAGCGAGGGGACCGAGACGGCACCGGCTGCCCGTGAGCAGGCCAAGGATACGCCGAAGCAAGCGGAATCCACCCAGGATTCGGAAACAAAAGCGCCGGCTGCCGAAACCAAGGTGCCGGCTGAAAAGACCAATGATTCAACGAAGATCGAAGCCTCAACAGGCATCTGA
- a CDS encoding histidine kinase: protein MYSYHIVAELRQFRGAPAAMDPRIHRPVARQASPAGTVFRPCGLTRMDRFFLAMMVSAVLLLIAAAGLLVNGPGLHEPTANIVAAQPASSRLVR, encoded by the coding sequence ATGTATTCGTACCACATTGTTGCCGAATTGCGACAATTCCGCGGCGCCCCCGCCGCGATGGACCCGCGCATCCACAGGCCGGTCGCCCGGCAGGCCTCACCAGCGGGAACGGTTTTCCGCCCCTGCGGCTTGACCCGCATGGACAGGTTCTTCCTTGCAATGATGGTATCCGCGGTTTTGCTGCTGATCGCGGCGGCGGGCCTGCTTGTTAACGGGCCCGGCCTGCACGAGCCGACGGCAAACATCGTCGCCGCGCAGCCAGCATCAAGCCGCCTTGTCAGATGA
- the ntrC gene encoding nitrogen regulation protein NR(I), producing MPAGSILVADDDTAIRTVLNQALSRAGYEVRLTGNAATLWRWVSQGEGDLVITDVVMPDENAFDLLPRIKKMRPNLPVIVMSAQNTFMTAIRASERGAYEYLPKPFDLKELIAIVGRALAEPKERTTTPDEDAEMEAIPLVGRSPAMQEIYRVLARLMQTDLTVMITGESGTGKELVARALHDYGKRRNGPFVAVNMAAIPRDLIESELFGHERGAFTGANTRASGRFEQAEGGTLFLDEIGDMPMEAQTRLLRVLQQGEYTTVGGRTPIKTDVRIVAASNKDLRVLIQQGLFREDLFFRLNVVPLRLPPLRERIEDLPDLIRHFFTLAEKDGLPPKKLDALALERMKQHRWPGNVRELENLARRLAALYPQDVITASVIDGELAPPSVSSGAAVQQGVDNLGGAVEAYLSSHFQGFPNGVPPPGLYHRILKEIEVPLLTAALAATRGNQIRAADLLGLNRNTLRKKIRDLDIQVYRSGG from the coding sequence ATGCCCGCAGGTAGCATTCTCGTAGCTGATGACGATACCGCCATCCGCACGGTTCTCAACCAGGCTCTGTCCCGCGCCGGCTATGAAGTACGGCTCACCGGCAATGCCGCAACGCTGTGGCGCTGGGTCAGCCAGGGGGAGGGCGATCTGGTCATCACCGACGTGGTGATGCCGGATGAAAACGCCTTCGACCTGCTGCCGCGGATCAAGAAGATGCGGCCGAATCTGCCGGTCATCGTCATGAGCGCGCAAAACACCTTCATGACGGCGATCCGCGCCTCCGAACGCGGGGCTTACGAATATCTGCCGAAGCCCTTCGACCTGAAGGAGCTGATCGCCATCGTCGGCCGCGCGCTCGCCGAGCCGAAGGAGCGGACCACGACGCCGGACGAAGACGCCGAGATGGAGGCGATCCCGCTGGTCGGCCGTTCGCCGGCGATGCAGGAAATCTACCGCGTGCTCGCGCGGCTGATGCAGACCGACCTCACCGTGATGATCACGGGCGAGTCCGGCACCGGCAAGGAACTGGTGGCGCGCGCGCTGCACGATTACGGCAAGCGCCGCAACGGCCCGTTCGTCGCCGTCAACATGGCGGCGATCCCGCGCGATCTCATCGAGTCCGAACTGTTCGGCCATGAGCGCGGCGCCTTCACCGGTGCCAACACCCGCGCTTCCGGCCGGTTCGAGCAGGCCGAGGGCGGCACGCTGTTCCTCGACGAGATCGGCGACATGCCGATGGAGGCGCAGACCCGCCTGCTGCGCGTGCTGCAGCAGGGCGAATACACCACCGTCGGCGGTCGCACCCCGATCAAGACCGATGTGCGGATCGTCGCGGCCTCCAACAAGGATCTGCGCGTGCTGATCCAGCAGGGCCTGTTCCGCGAAGATCTGTTCTTCCGCCTCAACGTCGTGCCGCTGCGGTTGCCGCCGCTGCGTGAGCGCATCGAGGACCTGCCCGATCTCATCCGACACTTCTTCACGCTGGCCGAGAAGGACGGCCTGCCGCCGAAGAAGCTCGACGCGCTGGCGTTGGAGCGAATGAAGCAGCATCGCTGGCCCGGCAACGTGCGCGAGCTCGAAAACCTCGCGCGACGCCTCGCCGCGCTCTATCCGCAGGACGTGATCACGGCCTCCGTCATCGACGGCGAGCTCGCGCCGCCCTCGGTCAGCTCCGGCGCCGCGGTCCAGCAGGGCGTCGACAATCTCGGCGGCGCGGTGGAGGCCTATCTGTCCTCGCACTTCCAGGGCTTTCCGAACGGCGTGCCGCCGCCGGGCCTCTATCACCGCATCCTCAAGGAGATCGAGGTGCCGCTGCTCACGGCCGCGCTCGCGGCCACCCGCGGCAACCAGATCCGCGCAGCCGATCTGCTCGGCCTCAACCGCAACACGCTGCGGAAGAAGATCCGGGATCTCGATATCCAGGTCTATCGGAGCGGGGGCTAG